The window CttgggatatttgaagaagGTCATTGTAGGTGACGTTTGAAGCTTGGAATGCAATTGTTTTCCCTTTATCCTTCTTCTGCATGTCTATGTTCATCTCAAAAGTCCGAAGTGAACTGATAAGGTCTTCCAAAGCCATTTGCATTGTATCCTTAGCTTCATCTATCGCAcagatttttatgttgaatctTTCAGGCAAAGAACGGAGAACCTTACTAACTAGTCGTTCATTAGAGATGTGGTCTCCAAGACTGAACGCCTCATTAGCAATTTCCTGTAGATGACGATCATATTCCAATATGTTCTCAGATTCTTCCATCCTCATCATCTCGAATTTGGAAGTAAGCATTCTCAATCTTGTTCGTCGCACACTTTCGGAACCTTCACAGTGTCTCTGGAGAGTATCCCATGCGCTTTTAGCAGAAGTACAGTTGGTGATCAAACTGAACATGTTTGTGTCAACCGACGTAAACATAGCATTCAAGGCCTTTGAGTTATAGTTCGAACTTTGCACTTCATCAGCAGTCCAGTCGGTTTCGGGTTTTGGTAAGCTGTCACCATCTTGATCTGTCATGCTTGGTGAAGTCCATCCATTGATGACACGCTGCCATGCCCTTTCATCTAAGGATTTTATGTAGTATCTCATTTTAACTTTCCATAGGCTGTAATTGGTTCCATCTAGGACTGGTGGTCGAAGCGCTGCGTTGGCAAGTGATGTATCCATTGATTATTTCTGTCAAACCAAAACAAAAACCAGAATCAGCACTTCGTATGTCAAGAgtctgctctgataccacttgtaaagattattttgtccgacagttatcaataaataatgaaaatatcatattaggagtaaaaatagtaaatttgtgttttgtcagaattaaatgttgtgccagatgttacaacatctcggacaatATCTTCATGCAGCGGAAActttttataacaaaaattgacttgaaataaatcgatggacaaaattaaatatgcacaagtataaatacttgtgctttatacttgtgcggtgccttatggcaaaaattaatcactagaaaaccaaatcgtttacacaaaaacctacCACTAGTGATTAAGactaaaatcaatttcctcaacaagttgagaaaataaaactttttaaaaacaacCAACAAATTAAAACTTAGACAAGAAAGCAAAAGAAACGCCAGCGAAAAATAGAGTCACAGAAACACTCTTTAGCCAACTTCGTCAAGGATGTTGTCTGCAAATGTTCCCAACACTCAAGGCAACACTTGCTATCGGCAGTCTTCAAGACAGCAGCAACGTTAACAGTGTTTTTCTCTGAGATTCAGAACATTTAAAGTGCGTGTATTATGTCGAGTAGAAGACGGCCAACCCTACAAAGTCCTTGGTCTTCCTTTTTATAGATGAGAGTCTTATCACAAAAAGAAACCTATTAAACAAGGGAAGATAAGAGTTTGATTAGAAACAAACTCTATTTAAACATTGATATCATATCTCatcaaatcattaacataaatataatatctcaataaGTCAACAATATGCTTAAATATATTTGCACACTTATTTCATTATCTTAAGAAAGGCAAAATCACATAATATTACCATActcaatttaaatcaataatGAAAGATATAGTTAGGGAAATAATTTAATTCTACAATTCTATCAAACTCGAAAATATTATTTCCCTTCAGTTTATATTTCAATGCTTAAGAAAGAAAGACTTAATCCGCTGAGCTACATGTGAaatgctttaaaattttaacatttaattaatatatataattattaaaatagatcATGACGtcaaaaattaattactttaagtgtctcaaacttaataatatactCTAATTCTAATTCTAATACTTATAATAATGATAAGAAATGGAAACAAAAATTTTATGGTCGTCGCTCTCGTATCGTGGAGGAATACTCCATCAAGATTCTCTccaaaatcacacaaaaattctcgtaaataaaacattttatttattattagatCAATAAAGTTAAATATATGAATTccagatatatttttataattttaaaaaatgaaagcaTCATCTTCAAATCAACCTTTTGTATTTTTAAGTAGTATATCATGTTAATTACGATGAATTTCAAGTTCATCGAATAATACATATTTTTGAAAtcaatggtatgttctataacTAATGTGTAAACAagtaatctataaatttaatattttatttattcattcttaacactaaaattataatcgaaataagtggatttcaaattcattactCCAAATACAAcctcaatttaatatatttttttgaaatcgaATAATTTAGCTAATATTAATGATCCGTAAAATATAGAAGGAattaaatttgttaattttttaatttttaaatatattaattttttaaatttgaaatgaatagaaaaaataacatgaaattgagtggttaaagatatttttcaagTTATGAAAAAGCTTCACCACACACCAAAAATTGATTAGTATAGATGAATGAAACGGTaatttggttaattttttttataattaaaaaatatcttttaacttcttattttatttctctttttattcaattttttaccattttaatttcaaaatcgaTAATTTTAATGctgaagtttttaaaaataattcactCTCAATTTTTTCACCGAAGCTGTTATAAAATAAAGGAATAGGTATGTGTGTCAACAACATACGGATATGACATTTTGTATGAAgagtatatataaatatatatagttgaACCCAAGCACAAAATCAAAACCTTCACTCTTTATCAATTCTCTCTCTCTTCCCCTCTTGTGTGGACCATGGACTGGACACGGGGTCCTCCGATTGGTGAAGGGTCCTCCGCGGCGGTGTATCTTGCCACCTCCGCCTCCGGAGATCTGTTCGCAGTGAAGTCCACCGATGTATCTTCTTCTATCTTGTTACAGAAAGAGCACTGTTTAATTTCTCAGCTTTCCTCTCCTTATATAGTTAAATGCTTCGGTTCTGGTACCACTTTCGAGAACCGTAAGCCGGTTTACAATCTTTTCTTGGAGTATGTCTCCGGTGGCACGATCTCCGAGCAGATTGCGAAGCAGGGGAGGTCGTTGGATGAAGGATTGATTCAATTCTACGCGCATCAAATTCTTCTGGGATTGAGCTATCTTCACCTCAATGGAATCGTTCACTGTGACATCAAGGGGCAAAACATATTGATAGGCGAAGATGGAGGGTTGAAGTTAGCTGATTTCGGCTGTGCAAAATGGGTGGAATCAAACAACTTTTCGAAAGAAATGTTCGCCGGAACTCCCGCTTACATGGCCCCGGAAGTTGCTCGCTGTGAAGAGCAAAGCTTTCCTGCTGATATATGGGCTTTGGGTTGTACAGTGATTGAGATGGCCACAGGATCTAATCCTTGGCCGGAGATGAAGGATCCTGCATCGGCCCTGTACAGAATCGCAAATTCGGGCGATGTCCCGGAAATCCCGGCCTGGTTTTCGGACGTCGGGAAGGATTTCTTAAGCAAGTGCTTGACAAGGGATCGGAAAGAACGTTGGACAGCGGGTGAGCTTTTGCAGCACGATtttcttggtgaaaattttGGAGAAATCAGAGAGTTTCCTAGGAAATCCCCGACAAGTGTCATGGATCAGGGCTTCTGGGATTCGCTGGAAGTATCGGATTCATCAAGAAATGCAACGAATATAGTTATTTCTTCTACTTTTGAATCTCCCACGAACAGAATCAAGGATCTGTTTACAGATGTGTCTTTTTCATCGAATTTCAAATTTCCAGATTGGGCGGCGGCCGAGGATGACGATTGGGTGACGGTGAGATGTGGTGCAGAAATTGAAGAACGTCGGAACCAAGATTCTGAACACGCCTTGATTGCTTCGGAATCTGATGCATTTTGTGATGAAGATTTTCAGACCTCGGTTGCCGTTGAGGATTCATTGTTTGATTGTTTTAATGTTGTAGTAATTAGCATAGTTGATACAGCTCCAGTCCTGTGTACTGATGATACTGATGAAGccatttttgagagaattttaaTTGAATCCTTTCTCGTACACATCAACTTTTTACCTTTTCTTCCATCTTTATCGCTTTTAAACAAAAGTGCATCAAGTTATAAACTTGGCGTGATCAGTCCAACAATCTAAACTGGCGGAACTTCCAGATCTAACAAATTCAAATCTTTTCATTCAACATCGATCTCAATTTGGTTAACGAAGAAGAAAAATAACACAAGAGCTGTAGGATTACAGTTTTCTCACACCAAGATGTaaccaaaatttaaaacacaaacCACAAGTTGTTTCGTTGAGCAACTAGTCTAACAAGAGCTTCCCATATAATGAGTTAAATATATCTAGATTTTAGATCAGGCAATTGCACTACCATGAAAATTAAGGTATAACATCCGattaacaaataaattttttttcttcaaaaagataattattaaataactaAATTTTCGATTACTTCTAATATTCCAAACAAGAATTGATTATTTCACGGCCAAACTTGAACCATCACAAGTCAAAAGGTATTCAAATATTGATAGAGTGGAAGTTGAGATCAGCACTACCCTCTACACCAAGAATTGTAGTTCACACATGGCGATGGAGTTGACTTTGGCTTTGAGGAGTGGAGGATGATTGTTTGACTTTATTGTTTGGGTGTGAACACGAAAGACCTTTTAAGAAATATGAGGATTTGGGAATGAGTGTCTAAATCGGATTGCTCTTAAAAAGTCAACTATTTTTTAATTAGAAATTGAACGATATAATATNNNNNNNNNNNNNNNNNNNNNNNNNNNNNNNNNNNNNNNNNNNNNNNNNNNNNNNNNNNNNNNNNNNNNNNNNNNNNNNNNNNNNNNNNNNNNNNNNNNNNNNNNNNNNNNNNNNNNNNNNNNNNNNNNNNNNNNNNNNNNNNNNNNNNNNNNNNNNNNNNNNNNNNNNNNNNNNNNNNNNNNNNNNNNNNNNNNNNNNNNNNNNNNNNNNNNNNNNNNNNNNNNNNNNNNNNNNNNNNNNNNNNNNNNNNNNNNNNNNNNNNNNNNNNNNNNNNNNNNNNNNNNNNNNNNNNNNNNNNNNNNNNNNNNNNNNNNNNNNNNNNNNNNNNNNNNNNNNNNNNNNNNNNNNNNNNNNNNNNNNNNNNNNNNNNNNNNNNNNNNNNNNNNNNNNNNNNNNNNNNNNNNNNNNNNNNNNNNNNNNNNNNNNNNNNNNNNNNNNNNNNNNNNNNNNNNNNNNNNNNNNNNNNNNNNNNNNNNNNNNNNNNNNNNNNNNNNNNNNNNNNNNNNNNNNNNNNNNNNNNNNNNNNNNNNNNNNNNNNNNNNNNNNNNNNNNNNNNNNNNNNNNNNNNNNNNNNNNNNNNNNNNNNNNNNNNNNNNNNNNNNNNNNNNNNNNNNNNNNNNNNNNNNNNNNNNNNNNNNNNNNNNNNNNNNNNNNNNNNNNNNNNNNNNNNNNNNNNNNNNNNNNNNNNNNNNNNNNNNNNNNNNNNNNNNNNNNNNNNNNNNNNNNNNNNNNNNNNNNNNNNNNNNNNNNNNNNNNNNNNNNNNNNNNNNNNNNNNNNNNNNNNNNNNNNNNNNNNNNNNNNNNNNNNNNNNNNNNNNNNNNNNNNNNNNNNNNNNNNNNNNNNNNNNNNNNNNNNNNNNNNNNNNNNNNNNNNNNNNNNNNNNNNNNNNNNNNNNNNNNNNNNNNNNNNNNNNNNNNNNNNNNNNNNNNNNNNNNNNNNNNNNNNNNNNNNNNNNNNNNNNNNNNNNNNNNNNNNNNNNNNNNNNNNNNNNNNNNNNNNNNNNNNNNNNNNNNNNNNNNNNNNNNNNNNNNNNNNNNNNNNNNNNNNNNNNNNNNNNNNNNNNNNNNNNNNNNNNNNNNNNNNNNNNNNNNNNNNNNNNNNNNNNNNNNNNNNNNNNNNNNNNNNNNNNNNNNNNNNNNNNNNNNNNNNNNNNNNNNNNNNNNNNNNNNNNNNNNNNNNNNNNNNNNNNNNNNNNNNNNNNNNNNNNNNNNNNNNNNNNNNNNNNNNNNNNNNNNNNNNNNNNNNNNNNNNNNNNNNNNNNNNNNNNNNNNNNNNNNNNNNNNNNNNNNNNNNNNNNNNNNNNNNNNNNNNNNNNNNNNNNNNNNNNNNNNNNNNNNNNNNNNNNNNNNNNNNNNNNNNNNNNNNNNNNNNNNNNNNNNNNNNNNNNNNNNNNNNNNNNNNNNNNNNNNNNNNNNNNNNNNNNNNNNNNNNNNNNNNNNNNNNNNNNNNNNNNNNNNNNNNNNNNNNNNNNNNNNNNNNNNNNNNNNNNNNNNNNNNNNNNNNNNNNNNNNNNNNNNNNNNNNNNNNNNNNNNNNNNNNNNNNNNNNNNNNNNNNNNNNNNNNNNNNNNNNNNNNNNNNNNNNNNNNNNNNNNNNNNNNNNNNNNNNNNNNNNNNNNNNNNNNNNNNNNNNNNNNNNNNNNNNNNNNNNNNNNNNNNNNNNNNNNNNNNNNNNNNNNNNNNNNNNNNNNNNNNNNNNNNNNNNNNNNNNNNNNNNNNNNNNNNNNNNNNNNNNNNNNNNNNNNNNNNNNNNNNNNNNNNNNNNNNNNNNNNNNNNNNNNNNNNNNNNNNNNNNNNNNNNNNNNNNNNNNNNNNNNNNNNNNNNNNNNNNNNNNNNNNNNNNNNNNNNNNNNNNNNNNNNNNNNNNNNNNNNNNNNNNNNNNNNNNNNNNNNNNNNNNNNNNNNNNNNNNNNNNNNNNNNNNNNNNNNNNNNNNNNNNNNNNNNNNNNNNNNNNNNNNNNNNNNNNNNNNNNNNNNNNNNNNNNNNNNNNNNNNNNNNNNNNNNNNNNNNNNNNNNNNNNNNNNNNNNNNNNNNNNNNNNNNNNNNNNNNNNNNNNNNNNNNNNNNNNNNNNNNNNNNNNNNNNNNNNNNNNNNNNNNNNNNNNNNNNNNNNNNNNNNNNNNNNNNNNNNNNNNNNNNNNNNNNNNNNNNNNNNNNNNNNNNNNNNNNNNNNNNNNNNNNNNNNNNNNNNNNNNNNNNNNNNNNNNNNNNNNNNNNN of the Primulina huaijiensis isolate GDHJ02 chromosome 1, ASM1229523v2, whole genome shotgun sequence genome contains:
- the LOC140971234 gene encoding mitogen-activated protein kinase kinase kinase 18-like; translation: MDWTRGPPIGEGSSAAVYLATSASGDLFAVKSTDVSSSILLQKEHCLISQLSSPYIVKCFGSGTTFENRKPVYNLFLEYVSGGTISEQIAKQGRSLDEGLIQFYAHQILLGLSYLHLNGIVHCDIKGQNILIGEDGGLKLADFGCAKWVESNNFSKEMFAGTPAYMAPEVARCEEQSFPADIWALGCTVIEMATGSNPWPEMKDPASALYRIANSGDVPEIPAWFSDVGKDFLSKCLTRDRKERWTAGELLQHDFLGENFGEIREFPRKSPTSVMDQGFWDSLEVSDSSRNATNIVISSTFESPTNRIKDLFTDVSFSSNFKFPDWAAAEDDDWVTVRCGAEIEERRNQDSEHALIASESDAFCDEDFQTSVAVEDSLFDCFNVVVISIVDTAPVLCTDDTDEAIFERILIESFLVHINFLPFLPSLSLLNKSASSYKLGVISPTI